One genomic segment of Leptolyngbya sp. CCY15150 includes these proteins:
- a CDS encoding S-(hydroxymethyl)glutathione dehydrogenase/class III alcohol dehydrogenase: MDVKAAIALEAGQPLSIETVQLEGPKAGEVLVEIKATGICHTDAYTLSGKDPEGLFPSILGHEGAGVVVEVGPEVKSLKPGDHVIPLYVPECRNCSYCLSDKTNLCQAIRLTQGRGVMPDGSSRFSFQGKPLYHYMGTSTFANYTVVPEISLAKIREDAPFEKVCYIGCGVTTGVGAVINTAKVEPGANVVIFGLGGIGLNVIQGCRMVGANMIIGVDLNSSKKELAEKFGMTHFVNPKEVEGDLVSYLVELTNGGADYSFECIGNVKVMRQALECCHKGWGVSVIIGVAGAGEEISTRPFQLVTGRVWKGTAFGGARGRTDVPKIVDWYMDGKINIDDLITHVLPVEQINEAFDLMHRGESIRSVVTF; the protein is encoded by the coding sequence ATGGACGTTAAAGCAGCGATCGCCCTAGAAGCAGGTCAACCCCTCAGCATCGAAACAGTACAGCTTGAGGGCCCCAAAGCGGGAGAAGTGCTGGTGGAAATCAAAGCCACCGGCATTTGCCATACCGATGCCTATACCCTCTCCGGCAAAGACCCCGAGGGACTTTTCCCGTCCATCTTGGGGCACGAAGGGGCAGGGGTGGTGGTTGAGGTGGGGCCAGAGGTGAAAAGCCTCAAGCCAGGCGACCATGTGATCCCGCTCTATGTGCCAGAATGCCGCAATTGTTCCTACTGCCTGAGCGACAAGACCAACCTTTGCCAAGCGATTCGCCTCACCCAAGGGCGCGGCGTCATGCCCGATGGCAGCAGTCGCTTTTCGTTCCAAGGCAAGCCGTTGTATCACTACATGGGCACCTCCACCTTTGCCAACTACACGGTGGTGCCTGAAATTTCCCTGGCCAAAATTCGCGAAGATGCTCCGTTTGAAAAAGTCTGCTACATCGGCTGTGGTGTGACAACGGGGGTCGGAGCGGTGATCAACACGGCCAAGGTGGAACCGGGGGCGAATGTGGTGATCTTTGGCTTGGGCGGCATTGGCCTAAATGTGATTCAAGGCTGCCGCATGGTGGGCGCAAATATGATCATCGGCGTGGATCTAAATTCATCCAAGAAGGAACTAGCTGAAAAATTTGGCATGACTCACTTTGTCAATCCGAAGGAAGTCGAGGGCGACCTAGTATCCTATCTGGTGGAGTTAACCAACGGTGGCGCAGACTATAGTTTTGAGTGCATTGGCAATGTCAAGGTCATGCGGCAAGCCTTGGAATGTTGCCATAAGGGTTGGGGCGTCAGTGTGATTATCGGCGTGGCGGGTGCTGGGGAAGAAATTAGCACTCGACCCTTTCAGCTCGTGACCGGTCGGGTCTGGAAAGGCACAGCGTTTGGTGGCGCGAGGGGGCGTACGGATGTACCGAAAATTGTGGACTGGTACATGGATGGCAAGATCAATATTGATGACCTAATTACCCATGTGTTGCCGGTGGAACAGATTAACGAAGCCTTCGACCTCATGCATCGCGGGGAGTCGATTCGTAGTGTTGTGACGTTTTAA
- a CDS encoding sterol desaturase family protein, with amino-acid sequence MVAGIICFCGAFVLASLIEYWMHRLMHVSQRIGGRHRDHHRRNEGQGVVWEFRDYLLGSAIAILPMFLVSRSAGLGWALGAIAFAAFSAYAHQLQHENPTKCFWMTMPVHYVHHKYGMWHHNFGLAVDWWDRVFGTYKPMEWLTEEELSRPQRGLLELRWW; translated from the coding sequence ATGGTGGCTGGAATTATTTGTTTTTGTGGAGCCTTTGTCCTGGCCAGCTTGATTGAATATTGGATGCATCGCCTAATGCACGTCTCTCAACGGATTGGCGGACGTCACCGCGATCACCATCGCCGCAATGAAGGGCAGGGCGTTGTTTGGGAATTTCGTGACTATCTCTTGGGCAGTGCGATCGCTATTCTGCCGATGTTTTTGGTATCGCGGTCAGCAGGTCTTGGTTGGGCTCTAGGGGCGATCGCCTTTGCGGCCTTTTCGGCCTATGCCCATCAACTTCAGCACGAAAACCCGACCAAGTGTTTTTGGATGACCATGCCGGTTCACTATGTCCACCACAAGTACGGCATGTGGCATCACAATTTTGGCTTAGCCGTAGACTGGTGGGATCGGGTGTTTGGCACCTACAAGCCCATGGAATGGCTCACGGAAGAAGAACTCAGTCGTCCCCAGCGCGGGCTTCTAGAGCTACGCTGGTGGTAG
- the arfB gene encoding alternative ribosome rescue aminoacyl-tRNA hydrolase ArfB, whose protein sequence is MLQITNRTAIPLSEIDLSAVRSQGAGGQNVNKVATAIHLRFDIQASSLSPLYKERLLNLNDKRITKDGLIIIKAQQHRTQEQNKDDALQRLQALIKSVTVTPKKRKPTKPSRNAKKKRLDSKTKRGQIKALRKKVDE, encoded by the coding sequence ATGTTGCAGATTACTAACCGCACCGCCATTCCCCTCAGCGAAATTGACCTCAGTGCGGTGCGGTCGCAGGGAGCAGGCGGGCAAAATGTCAACAAGGTTGCCACCGCTATCCATCTACGGTTTGATATCCAGGCATCGTCTCTATCGCCTCTGTATAAAGAACGATTGCTCAATCTAAACGACAAACGAATTACCAAAGATGGCCTGATCATCATCAAAGCTCAGCAGCACCGTACTCAAGAGCAAAATAAGGATGATGCCCTACAGCGGCTCCAAGCGTTGATTAAAAGCGTGACGGTTACACCCAAGAAGCGCAAACCGACCAAACCGTCTCGCAATGCTAAGAAAAAGCGACTAGACAGCAAGACGAAACGCGGTCAGATCAAGGCGCTGCGCAAGAAGGTTGACGAGTAA
- a CDS encoding DUF72 domain-containing protein, with protein MTKQASSSSFHIGCAVWAYRDWVGDLFPLGSRTQDFLALYSRRLTAVEGNTTFYSTPDAATVQRWHDETPPGFQFCLKLPRTITHGGLLTPQLPDAIAFLDRMQLLGDRLGPCFAQLPPSYGSQYLSDLANFLQGWPRDRVPLCLEVRHMGWFRDPHAQQLNDLLRSHHVGRVLLDTRAIYDGDDDPQVHSERKKPPVPLQPVVTSDRVIIRYISHPDLDRNQDYLAEWVQHIGHWLQAGQQVYFFAHCPLEARSPRIAKLIQHGLERSGVAVPPLPWDHVQQTQQLSLF; from the coding sequence GTGACCAAGCAGGCAAGTTCCTCATCCTTCCACATTGGCTGTGCCGTGTGGGCCTATCGTGACTGGGTGGGCGACCTGTTTCCCCTGGGTAGCCGTACCCAGGATTTTCTGGCGCTCTACAGTCGTCGCCTCACGGCCGTGGAAGGCAACACCACCTTCTATTCCACCCCCGACGCTGCCACGGTACAGCGCTGGCATGACGAAACGCCGCCGGGCTTTCAGTTTTGCCTGAAACTGCCGCGCACCATCACCCATGGGGGATTGCTCACACCTCAACTACCAGATGCGATCGCCTTCCTAGACCGGATGCAGCTCCTCGGCGATCGCCTGGGCCCTTGCTTTGCCCAACTGCCGCCCAGCTACGGTTCCCAGTACCTCAGTGATCTAGCCAACTTTCTCCAGGGTTGGCCCCGCGATCGCGTTCCCCTTTGCCTGGAAGTGCGGCACATGGGCTGGTTTCGCGACCCCCATGCCCAGCAGCTCAATGATCTGCTGCGATCGCATCACGTGGGACGCGTGCTGCTGGATACCCGCGCTATTTATGATGGTGACGATGATCCCCAGGTTCATTCCGAACGGAAAAAACCGCCGGTGCCGCTGCAGCCAGTGGTCACCAGCGATCGCGTCATCATCCGCTATATTAGCCATCCCGACCTTGATCGCAATCAGGACTACCTAGCAGAATGGGTACAGCACATCGGCCATTGGCTGCAGGCGGGTCAGCAGGTCTATTTCTTTGCCCACTGCCCATTGGAGGCGCGATCGCCCCGGATTGCCAAACTCATTCAGCATGGCCTGGAACGGTCTGGCGTAGCCGTGCCGCCCCTACCCTGGGATCACGTCCAGCAAACTCAGCAGCTTAGCTTATTTTGA
- a CDS encoding SufS family cysteine desulfurase: MTLTQERTLAAKLRPDFPILHQQVHGHPLVYLDNAATSQKPIAVLEALQHYYQFDNSNVHRGVHTLSARATDAYEGARDKVAAFVNAAHREEIIYTRNASEAINLVAYAWGMTTLTAGDEIILSVMEHHSNLIPWQLVAQRTGAVLKFVELTETEEFDLDHYRSLISDKTKLVSVVHVSNTLGCINPVNEIVQIAHQHGARVLIDACQSVPHMAIDVQAMDCDWLVASGHKMCAPTGIGFLYGKRDLLRQMPPFLGGGEMIADVFLDHATYADVPHKFEAGTPAIAEAIALGAAVDYLTNIGMDAIHAYEQELTAYLFQQLAILPDVRIYGPQPQADGAGRAALAAFTTGAVHPHDLSTILDQAGIAIRAGHHCTQPLHRLVGAQSTARASLYFYNTRDEIDAFVAALKEAIAFFGEIFA, translated from the coding sequence ATGACTCTTACCCAGGAACGCACCCTCGCTGCCAAGCTCCGCCCCGACTTCCCGATTCTGCACCAGCAGGTGCATGGTCATCCGTTGGTGTATCTTGATAATGCCGCAACTTCCCAGAAGCCGATCGCCGTACTGGAGGCCCTGCAGCACTACTACCAGTTCGATAACTCCAATGTGCATCGGGGCGTGCATACCCTGAGTGCGCGGGCGACGGATGCCTATGAAGGAGCCCGAGATAAGGTGGCAGCGTTTGTGAATGCTGCTCATCGCGAGGAAATTATCTATACTCGCAATGCATCGGAAGCGATCAACCTCGTAGCCTATGCCTGGGGTATGACAACCCTAACGGCAGGGGACGAAATTATTCTGTCGGTGATGGAACACCACAGTAATTTAATTCCCTGGCAACTGGTAGCCCAGCGCACGGGGGCTGTGCTGAAGTTTGTGGAACTGACGGAGACCGAAGAATTTGACCTTGACCACTATCGCAGCCTGATCTCCGATAAGACCAAGCTGGTGTCGGTGGTGCATGTGTCTAATACCCTGGGCTGCATCAATCCGGTCAACGAAATTGTGCAAATAGCCCACCAGCACGGTGCGCGGGTGTTGATCGATGCTTGTCAGAGCGTGCCCCACATGGCCATTGACGTGCAGGCCATGGACTGTGACTGGCTGGTGGCGTCAGGACATAAAATGTGTGCGCCTACGGGCATTGGCTTCCTCTACGGTAAGCGTGACCTCTTGCGCCAAATGCCGCCATTCCTCGGTGGTGGGGAAATGATCGCCGATGTCTTCCTCGACCATGCCACCTATGCTGATGTGCCCCATAAGTTTGAAGCCGGGACGCCTGCGATTGCTGAAGCGATCGCCCTGGGAGCCGCGGTAGACTACCTGACCAATATCGGCATGGACGCCATTCATGCCTACGAGCAAGAGCTGACAGCTTACCTGTTTCAACAGTTAGCAATCCTGCCCGACGTGCGCATCTATGGCCCTCAACCCCAGGCCGATGGAGCAGGACGGGCCGCCCTAGCTGCCTTCACCACCGGGGCCGTCCATCCCCACGATCTATCTACTATTTTGGATCAGGCCGGTATTGCCATCCGCGCCGGACATCACTGCACCCAGCCGCTGCATCGTCTGGTAGGCGCTCAGTCTACGGCACGGGCTAGCCTGTACTTCTACAACACCCGCGATGAAATTGATGCCTTCGTCGCGGCACTCAAGGAAGCGATCGCCTTCTTCGGCGAGATCTTTGCCTAG